The DNA window AGGCGGCCCTCAACGGTGACGGCCAGGGCCCCAACTGGAAGAGCGCGACGCGCGACCCGTGGCGGGCAGCTCGCTCACCCCCACTCATGCGGCACGACTGCTGAACGTGCTGCTGGGCAAGGACGTGACGCTGGGTCAGTTCCCGGCGCGCGTCGCGGTGGGCTTCATGCTGCGCGAAGTCCTCGACACGGGAGAGGTGTCACGGGCCGAACTGGTGCGGCGGTCCGAGCGATTCACCCACCTCGCGGTGCTGCGGCCCGACGGGTATCTCGCGTGGGTCCGGACGGGGAGGACGCAGCAGAAGGTGGAGCCCGTCGAGTGGAAGGATGGGGCTTTCCGCGCGCACGGCTTCGAGCTGGGCCGGTTCTACGACGGACGCACGGGTGTCTTCCGGCTGTTGGATGGTGAGCTGCGGGAGGCCAACGGGTTCCCCATAGCGGATGTCCACGACGATGCCGATGTCGTCAGTCGCTCACTGGACGGTGCCGAAGAGGCATTCGTGGGGTTGGCCCTCGCGGTGGGGAAGTTCTTCTCAACATCCCCAGCGGAGAACCTCGAAGCGTTCCGACAGATGCCCGGTGCCGTGGTCGCGCTGCTGGAGTCGTCGCCCGAGTATCTGGAGCGCTTCAAGTACATGACGCGGGGCGAGCAGGTCCAGGTCGTCTCGAAGATGGTGACGAACCTCGTAGCCACCTGGGGAGCGGCATCCACGACCGCGCGCACGTTGCAGGGGGCGAAGCTAGCCACGGTGGAGGCTCCGTGGCTCTCGCTGTCACCCCACGGTGCGATTGCCCTGGAGCGCGTGGCCGTGCCGGTAGGACGAGCTGCGGCGGTGCTGAGTGGTGGGCCCGGAGCTGCCATCATCCTTCAGCGGGCGGGCACGGAGGCGAAGCAGGGTGGACCGGCCAAGGGCCCCGGCCAGTGGGGACCCGCAAAAGAGTCCGTGAAGCCCCGTGCCCGGGGATACCAGGAACAAGTCACGGGCCACTCGGCGGACGAGGCATACTGGGTCGGAGGAGTCGGCAAGGACAGCGGAGGCGTGAAGTTCGATGGATTCGAGAAGGGTGTCCTGCTGGAAGCGAAGGGACCGGGCTATGCCAAGTTCTTTGAGGGGCTCAACCCGAAACGCTGGTTCAAGAACTCAGGGGCAAAGGCTCTTGGCGAGCAAGCCCAACGCCAGCTCCGTGCGGTTCGTTCCACAAACACGCCCATCCGCTGGCACGTCGCAGAGGAGCGCGCGGCCGATGCGATTCGGAAGCTGCTGGCCAACTACAACGCATCAAGCATTGAAGTGGTGTTTACGCCCCCAGTGATGTGAGGAGAGGGTGAACGTGGAAGAGACCTACTATGCTGGTGCCTACTGGGGAGCCAGGAGAGAATCAGCGGCGGAGTGCGCCAAGCGCTTGGAGACATTTCTGTCCGGTCTACCGAGCGCAGATCCAGCACTCGCACGCTGGTTTCAGCTTGGAAAGTCACGCAAGGACGCGCTGAAGCGGCCCATCGTTCCGAACCATGGAGAGCTGGAGCAACTCGTTCTTCGCGGCCGGGATCGGGTTTTTGAGGACCTTGGGTTCCGGGTACGAGGCTGGAACGGTGCTGATGCGGATGAGGATGCGGTTGATTTTGACGTCCTTTGTGGAGGCTACACAGACGCAGTGAGCAATGTTTGTGTGTTCGACCTGCCGAACCGGGGGGCGCACGCGAATCGCATTTTGACTGCTCCTGCTCTGGCGGCCACGCTGCGAGCTACCGCTATCGCGTGGGAACCAGAGTGGGCCATTGCCACTTCATCCACTCACAGAGACTTGGTGACATCCACACCGAAGGCGGGAACGTTCGTGGGCTGGATCATGTACCTGTCCCGCCGCATCGGCACTGTGCCCCCACTCCCAGCTCCAGTTCGTATCGAGGCGGTGGAGGACAAGGGGAGCCTCATCATCCTCACCTCAGAACGCTTCACCGTTGGCAACCCGGAGCATGTTGAGCTGGCGGAGCGGGTGCGAGAGCTGCTGGGCCGAGCAGGGTTGTTGAAGCCGATCCAGGCTCGAACTTAGGAATCAGGAGGGGCCGAGTTACTTGCAGCTCGGCCCCTCTGCGCTGGACGTGCAATCGGCGCCTCTGGTGTCAGGGACGAGATCACATCGGCTGACGCTTTGAGCAGATGATGCCGTGGGGGCTAGTGAGACCGTGCGGAAGGGGAATTGGACATGGCGCTTGAATCTCTCGTAGCGCAGTTCGCCCAGCACATCGCCGCGCAGACTGACTGCATCCTCCGAGGGGACTCCAAGACTGGCAACAAGCACGCGGACAAGGTGTTCGCGGCATTCGCGAAGTTGCGTGAGCAGGGTGACGCAGGCCGGGATGCTCTTGCCTCCCTTCTCGCTGCTCCACGGATGGATGTCCGCGTCACTGCGGCGGCTTTCTTGCTCCGACATCGAACGGAGGAGGCAAAGGCCGTTCTTGAGGCAGCTGCCAGCGGTGAAGGAATGGCGGCCCTTGGTGCGCAGCAGACGCTCAAGAACTGGGAGAACGGGACCTGGGCCCTCGATCTCCTTGAGTGAAGTCCCGGTTGTCCTGCGCCTTGCGCCCAGACTGCCCGCCATCACGAGCGCAGCATCACATCGCGTTCGTGATGGGGCATGCCGAGGTTCCAGCCTCCATCGGTAACGTACTTGTAACGTAGTTGGCTGGACGCATCTGGACGCGCCCGGACGATTTCGGTACCGTCTGCCCGGGACAAATGGGGACGTAACCCCTCGGAAGTATTAGCGGTAGAGCACGAGAATCGAACTCGCCAAGGACGTCTCTCAACGCCCCCCATTGGTTTTGAAGACCAAGCCAGCCACCAGGTCCGGAGGCCCTACCGCCCGCGATTAGTGCCGGGACCTCCCGCCCTCGTCAACGCTCTCTCTTCGCACCCTTTGCCGGCTTCAGCCCCGGCAACCCGTGCACCAGCGTCTCCAGCAACGTGTCGCGCAGATCCTCCGCGCTCGTGTCCTTGAACGCCGCGCACGTCAGCTTCAGGCTCACAATCCCATGCAGGCCCGCCCACAGCGTCTCCGCGAGCTTCGCGGGCTGCGCTTCCGCCGATAGCCTCCCCGCTGACTTCAGGTCCTCGAACACGCCACTCAGCAGCGCGAACGAACGCGGACCCGCCCCGTCAGGGGCCCCCTGGAAGAGCTCGCTCGACAGCTTGGGGTCTTCCATGAAGATGAGCCGGTACGTTTCCGGGTGCGTCAGCCCGAACCGCACATAGGCCGCCGCCATCACCGCCAACCGCTCCAGCGGCTCCTGCGCCGTGGCTGCGGGCTCCAGCTCCGCCAGGAACTCCCCGAACCCCCGCCCGCACAGCTCGCGGGCAATCGCCTCCCGGTTCTCGAAGTGCAGGTACAGCGTCGCCGGCGCGTACTCCACCGCCTCCGCCAACTTGCGCATCGACAGCGCGCTGAACCCCTCCTTCACCACCATCTCCCGCGCCACCCCCAGGATGTGCTCGCGCAGCTCCGCCCGCTGCCGCTCCTTCCGCTCCGAAATCCCCATCCCCACACCCTATGGCTTGACAGTCCGAACGGCCACCAGTATTTGAACGGTGTTCACAGAACGGTGTTCACAAAAAGAGTCGCCGTTCAGGAAGGGAGTCCATCATGGCAGGCAAGGTGGCGCTGTTCGGGGCCTCGGGAGTCATCGGGCAGAGTGTGGCGAACGCACTGAAGGCCCAGGGCAGGGCCTACCGGGTGGTGGGGCGCTCGCGTGCTTCCCTGGAAGCCCAGTTTGGCGCCGACCCGCTCGCCGAGGTCGTGACGTGGAACCCCGATGACCCGGCCTCGGTCCGAGCCGCCGCTCGCGGCGTGGACACGCTCATCTACATGGTGGGGGTCAACTACTGGCAGTTCCACCTGCACCCCGCGCTGATGCGCAAGACGCTCGACGGCGCCATCGCGGAGGGCGTCCCGCGCTTCGTCCACATCGGCTCCGTGTACCCCTACGGCCTGCCACGCACCACGCCCGTGCGCGACGACCACCCGCGCGAGCCCCACACCTACAAGGGCCGGATGCGCAAGGAGCAAGAGGACCTCCTCTTCGCCGAGCACGCCGCCGGCACCCTCCAGGCCACCGTCCTGCGCCTCCCCGACTTCTACGGCCCCGGCGTCGAGGCCAGCTTCCTGCACCGCGCCTTCGTCGCCGCCGCCTCGGGCAAGCGCGCCCAGCTCATCGGCCCCATCGACGCACTCCACGAGTTCATCTACGTCCCCGACGTCGGCCCCATCGTCACCGCGCTCATGAACGAGCCGCGCGCCTACGGCCGCTCCTGGAACCTCGGCGGCCCGGGGGCCACCAGCCAGCGGCAGATGGTCGACGAGATGTACCGACAGAGTGGCCGCCCCACGAAGCGCATGACCATGGGGAAGGGGATGCTGCGCCTGTTGGGCCTGTTCGACCCGTTCATGCGCGAGCTCGTGGAGATGCACTACCTGATGACCTCCCCCGTGCTCATGGATGACACGGAGCTGCGCCAGCTCCTCGGCGAGGTGCGCAAGACGCCCTACACGGAGGGCATCCGCCAGACGCTCGCCTTCACGAAGCAGCACCTGTCCGCCGTCAGTCCAGCCCCCGCTGCCACAGGTCGTCCTCATCCAGTCCCATGAGGTGACCGACCTCGTGCATCACGGTGATTCCAATCTGCTCGATGAGCTCCTCGCGCGTCCTCGCGAAGCGCTCCAGGTTCTTCTGGTAGAGCACGATGGACGCCGTCAGGTGGTCGTACGCGTTCGTCACGCTGCGCTCACCCACGGGGGTGCCTCGGAAGACTCCGAGGATGCAGGGCGACAGGGGAGGGGACTGCCCCACCAGGTCCTCCTCCGACGGGATGTCCTCCACCGCGATGGTGACGTTGTCCAGGTACTGCTTCGCATGCCGAGGCAGCGCCTTCACCGCGTCCTCCACCGCGCGGTCGAACTCCGCCTCACCCAGCTCCACCGGGGGCGGGAAGTCCTCGGGCACCAGTGACTGCGCCTTGTCGAAGCGCCGCTTCGCCTCCTTGAGGTCGCCCCGCCGCTCCGCCATCAGCCCCAGGTAGTGGTGTGCCCACGCCTCGTCGCCCGCGTCCTTCAACACCGCATCGAACTCGGCGCGGGCGACCTCGAAGCGGCACAGCTCGAACAGGGCGATGCCCCGCTCCAGCCTTGCCTCCTTCGAGCGCGGCATGTGGCCGAGCGCCGCGTCCAGGCTCACCAACGCCTGCTCGCACTCGCCCATCTGGTTGTGCCCCATGCCCTCCAGCAAGAGGAACTCGTAGAGCATCTCCACGTCGTCGGCGCGCTCGGCCAGCCGCTTGCCTCGCGCACACAGGCCCAGGCCTTCCTCCACCGCCTCGCGGTCCTCGCCCGCCTGGCAGACCAGGCAGTCGGCCGCGCCCAGCAGGATTTCAAGGTCCTCCGGCGCCGCCTTCAGGGCCTGGCCATAGGCCCGGCCCGCGTCCTCCAGGCGGCCCAGCTCCGCGAGCACCGCCGCTCGGTAGTGCAGGGCCTCCGGCAGCTCCGGTGCGTCCGAAAGCAGACCTTCCACCTGTGCCAACGCCGCCTCCATGTCGCCCGCCTCGAAGGCATCCGCCACCGCCTCCAGACGCGCCTTCGGGTCCCCCGACCCCGATCGCTTCCCGGTCCGCTTCTCCATGGCCCGGCTCATAAGAAGGCCCGCTGTGCGTTGTCAACGACGGGTGCGGCTGTTACGTTCCACCCCCCTCCGCGCTGGTGGCGCGTTCCGTCCCGTGAACATCCTTGTCGTCGACGACGATCTCGAGCTGTGCACCTTGCTCTCTCGCTTCCTGGAGATGCATGGGTACACCGTGTACTCGGCGTCGGATGCCCTCCAGGCGCTCGACATCCTCGAGCGCAACCAGGTGGGCATGGTCATCACCGACTACATCATGCCCCACCTGGACGGCATCTCCTTCACCGAGATGTTGAAGGCGGACCCGCGCTTCCAGGCCATCCCCGTGCTCCTGATGACGGCCAGCACGGATGGGAATGTCATCGACCGGGGCCTGCGCAAGGGCGTGGCCCTGACGCTGAACAAGCCGCTGGACATGGGGCAGTTGCTCGCGCTGATGCGCTTCGCCGAGTAGCCCCGACCCACCCGTCGCGAGTCGTCCGCTCCCCCACACGTCCGCCCTTCCTGGTTGACATCCCAGGGCCGGCCCTTATGTTGGCGCTCGCCATGGCCGAGTGCTAACGGCCTGCGTTGTACCCACAAAAATTCCAAGTAACTTCAGGAGGTTGCGATGGCAGCGAAGGAGATTTTCTTCCACCAGTCCGCGCGTGAGGCCATCCTGCGAGGCGTCCGCACTCTGGCGGACGCGGTCGCGGTGACGCTCGGCCCCAAGGGCCGCAACGTGGTCATCGAGAAGAGCTTTGGCTCGCCCACGGTCACCAAGGACGGCGTCACCGTCGCCAAGGAGATCGACCTCGAGAACAAGTTCGAGAACATGGGCGCGCAGATGGTGAAGGAGGTCGCGTCGAAGACCTCCGACAAGGCGGGCGACGGCACCACGACGGCGACGGTGCTGGCTCGGGCCATCTACGAGGAGGGCCTGAAGCTGGTGGCCGCGGGCCACAGCCCGATGGACCTCAAGCGGGGCATCGACAAGGCGGTGGAGGTGGTGGTGGAGGAGCTGAAGAAGCTCTCCAAGCCCACGTCCGACAAGAAGGCCATTGCCCAGGTGGGAACCATCTCCGCGAACGGGGATGAGACCATCGGCACCATCATCGCCGACGCGATGGAGAAGGTGGGCAAGGAGGGCGTCATCACCGTCGAGGAGGCCAAGGGCCTCGAGACGACGCTCTCGGTGGTGGAGGGCATGCAGTTCGACCGTGGCTACGTCTCGCCGTACTTCGTGACGAACCGCGAGCGGATGGAAGTCGTCCTGGACGACCCGTACATCCTCATCAGCGAGAAGAAGATCTCCTCGATGCAGGACATGGTGCCCATCCTGGAGCAGGTGGCGCGCTCGGGTAAGCCGTTGCTGCTCATCGCCGACGACATCGAGGGCGAGGCGCTGGCCACGCTCGTGGTGAACAAGATTCGCGGCGTGCTGAACGTGGCCGCGGTGAAGGCGCCGGGCTTCGGCGACCGCCGCAAGGAGATGCTGAAGGACATCGCCACGCTGACCGGTGGCATGGTCGTCAGCGAGGAGCTGGGCCACAAGTACGAGAACCTCACGCTCAACGACCTGGGCCGCGCCAAGCGCATCACGGTGGACAAGGACAACACCACCGTCGTCGACGGCAACGGCAAGAAGGCGGAGATCGAGGGCCGCATCAAGCTCATCCGTGGGCAGATCGACACGGTCACCAGCGACTATGACCGCGAGAAGCTCCAGGAGCGTCTGGCGAAGCTGGTGGGCGGCGTGGCCGTCATCAACGTCGGCGCGGCGACCGAGACGGAGATGAAGGAGAAGAAGGCCCGCGTCGAGGACGCGCTGCATGCGACCCGCGCGGCCGTCGAGGAGGGCATCGTCCCGGGCGGCGGCGTGGCGTACCTGCGCACGCTGGGCGCGCTCGAGGCGCTCAAGCCGGGTGGCGAGCAGAACTTCGGCGTGGAGATCATCCGCCGCGCGCTCCAGGAGCCGCTGCGGAAGATCGCCAGCAACGCGGGCGTCGAGGGTGCCGTCGTCATCAACAAGGTTCGCGAGGGCAAGGGCGCGTACGGCTACAACGCGCGCACGGACGTCTACGAGGACCTGGAGAAGGCCGGCGTCATCGACCCGACGAAGGTGGAGCGCACCGCGCTGCAGAACGCGGCCTCCGTCGCGTCCCTGCTGCTGACCACCGAGGCCATGGTCGCCGAGCGCCCGAAGGGCAAGTCCAAGGGCGCCGGGGCTGGCGGGGGCATGCCGGACTACGGCGGCGACGACATGGAGTACTGAGCCACGCTTCCGTGTCCCGGGCCACGCGCCTGGGACGCGGAGGGTGAGCTGACCTCGGCCCCGGCTGCCTCCCATGAGGCACCGGGGCCGTTGTCTTTCAGGTCAGGGGATGCGGCCCACGGCGCCCCGGGTGCCGCTCTCCTGCGAGGTGTAGAGCAGGGTGTTCCCGTCGACGATGAGGCCCCCGGGTCCCGTGCCCTCGGGGCCGACCGCGTCGGTGATGCCAGGCGGACAGCCACGGACGCGACGCAGGAAGGCCGAGCCGCTCGCCACGGACTCCTTGAAGTAGACCGCGCCGTTGAGCTCCACCGGGAACATGGGGCCTTGCAGTCCCTCCGCGAGCACTCGCGCCGAGTCTCCTCCCGGTCGAGACACCTTGAGGACCCGGCCCGCGCCACCAGTTCCCTCGGTGATGAGGAAGTGCGTGGGCGTGAGCTCCAGCGAAGTGCCCGAGGTGATGCTCGGGTCCACGCGCTGCGGTGGGGTGCTCTCGTCCAGGGCCGCGCGGTAGAGGCCCGGCTCGCCTCCGCCCGTGACGAGGAACCAGACGTTGATTCCGTCGACGCGGGCGCCGCGGACCTGGGTGCCAGGAGCACCCTCGAAGAGCACGACGGACGAAGGCGTGGCACCGACGGTGTCGACCCGGATGAGCCTCCGCGCGCCGGTCGCGACGACGACGACGTCCCTGCCATTCACCCGGGTGGCGAGGACCTCCGTGCCACCCGTGATGACGTTGTTCACCGACGCCTCGATGGGCACGGTGCCTCGTTCCCCGGTGGCCTTGTTCACGCGCCACAAGCCCATCTGGTCCAGCACGTAGATGTTCTTCGAGTCCACGGCGATGGCGTCGGGGGCGATGAAGCCCTTGGCGACGGAGACCACGTCGCCCCCCGCGCGAGGAAGCCGGAGCAGTTGTCCCTCGCCATCGACCTGTCCGGGACGCAGCGAGTGGGACTCGGAGATGTAGAGGTCCGTCGCGTCCACCGCGAGCCGCCTCGGGGTGTTCAGGCCGGGCACGAGAATCGTCTCGCGCACCGACGTGGGAGGCTCACAGCTCCCCGCGTCTTCTTCGCCGGTGCCGCCGTCTCCCGGAGTGCCGCCATCGTCCGTCGAGCCCCCATCCTCTCGGGTGCCGCCGTCATCCTCTGGAGTCCCTCCATCGGGCCGTGAGCCCGAGTCCTCCGGTCCCCCCGCGTCCGGTTCGCCCGGTCCCGGGGGCCTGTTCGAGGAACACGCCACACCCAGCACCAGGACGAACAGGAGCGCGAGTCTCATGGGACGCCTTTCTTGAATGCGCGGCTCAGCTCTCGGCTGAGCGCCGTGGTGTCGGACAGCAGCTTGGGCAGGCATGCCGCCGCCCCCGCGCGCAGCGACTCCAGCGCGGTCTCCATCGTGAGGTGCTCGGCGAGCACCACGAAGGGCGCGCCTTGGGCCAGGGCCTTGCCCAGCTCCAGCGCCTTGCGCCCATAGGCCGGCGCGAAGTCCCAGCTCACCACCACGCCCGCGGGAGGCTCCAACGCGATGAGCTCCGAGGTCGGCAGCACGCGGGCTTCCAGTCCGGCCAGCTCCAGCGCCTCGGAGATCTGCGCCGCCGTGGCGGGATTGTCCTCCAGCACATCCACCCGCTTGACCTGGGCCACCGCGCTCGGCTGCGGAGGCGGCGCGGACAGCGTCGAGCGGAGGAGGGCGCGCACCTCGCGGATGTCGTCGAAGGGCTTGAGCAGGTAGTCCACCACGCCCAGCTCCAACGCCTGCTGCGTCGTCACGAGCGAGGGGTAGCCCGTCATCAGGATGACCCGCGACGAGGCGGAGAGCCGTCGCGCCTGCTGCGCCAGCTCGAGTCCAGACAGGCCCGGCAGGTTCTTGTCCGTGACGATGAGGTCCACGGGGGATTCGCGCAGGAGGTCCAGTGCCTCCTCGCCGCTCGCCGCCTCGATGACCTCGCACTCCTTGCCCATCAGGTCGCGGAACACCATGCGGATGATGGTCTCGTCATCCACCACGAGCAGCCGCTTGCGCCGTCCAGGGGCCACCTCGGACGCGGGGAAGAGGACGCGGAACACCGTGGCCGGAGGCGGCACGTCGCGCAGCGCTCCGTGGGGTGCCAGGTCGATGCGCGCGTCGTGCTCCTGCGCGATGCGGCGGCAGACGGACAGGCCCAGGCCCGTGCCTCGCTTGCTCGCGGTGACGTACGGTTCGAAGATCTTCTCGCGCAGCTCGTCGGGGATGCCGGGGCCCCAGTCCGCCACATACAGCACGGGCGCCGAGCCCACGGTGGTGAGCACCACCTTCACGCGTCCTCGGCCGGACATCGCGTCGCGCGCGTTGTTGAGCAGGTTCAACGTGAGCTGCTCGATGAGGCGCGAGTTGCCCTGCACGAAGATGTCCTCGGGGGCCTCCACCTCCAGCGACATGCGCGCCGAATCCGGGTTGACGCTGAAAATTTTCGCGGCGGCCCAGATGGGGGCGGCCAGGGACAGGCGCTGCTGCGGCGCGGGGCGCTCGCTGGCGAGCCGGATGAAGTCGGAGACAATCTGCTCCATCCTCTCCACCTGGGCCATCAGCAGGCGCAAGGGGCCGGTGGAGCCGCCGTCCTCGGCGAGGAGCTGGGCGTAGGCCTTCACGCCGAGCAGGGGCTGACGCAGCTCGTGAAGGACTTCCGCGGCCAACTGCGTGGCATGGAGCCCGGAGCGCTGGAGCGCCGCCGCCGCCGCGCGCGCGGCAGGCACGTCCCCCGCGTCCAGGGCCTGGAGCAGTTGGGCGAGCGGCGCGGGAGTCTCCATGTCGTGAAGCATGACGGAGGGGACCACGCCACGCAACGCGTGTGAGGGAATCCGTTGACCAGCCCGCTGGGGGCGCGGATGCTCCCCGAGTTCGTGTCGGTGCCCGGGCGTCCGCCGGGTGCCACTTCGCCTCGGAGGGCCTTCATGCCGCAGACCGACCCGTTCCACTCCCTCGTTCCCCGGAAGATGACCGACTCGGAGCTCGCGCGCGCCATCCGGCTCAACATCGAGGCGGAGCTGGACGCCATCAACCTCTACGCCGCCCACATCGACGCCACCGACAACGAGGAGGCCAAGGCCGTCCTGCGTCACGTCATGGACGAAGAGCGTGAGCACGCCGCGCTCTTCTGGCAGCTCATCGCGCGGCTGGACCCGGAGCAGGCCCAGCACGCCCAGGAGGCGGTGGAGAAGTTCAAGCTCATCATTTCGGGAGCCCCGCACGAGTCCGTGGAGGCGGTGGGCAAGGAGGGCGCGAGCACCGAGGTGATGGAGCCTGGCCTCGCCAAGCGCCTCACCGTGGGGAACATGCGGCCCTGAAGGCTACGTGCCGGTGGAGGCCTGGCGCCGCTCGGCGGGCGGGGCCTCCAGGTCCTGCGCCGCCATGTAGACGACGTTCCGCGTGCCTCGCTTGCCGCGGTACATGGCCCGGTCCGACAAGTCGAGCAGCGTGGCCTTGTCCCGTGCGTGCTCCGGGAAGCTGGCCACGCCGATACACGTGGAGAGCTTCAGCGACAGCCCCTCGCGCGCGAGGAACTGGTGTGTCTCCATGGTGCGGCGGATGCGCTCGGCCACCTTGAGCGCGCCGCCCGAGTCGGTGTTGCGCAACATCACCACGTACTCGTCGCCGCCGAAGCGCGCCACGACATCGTGGTCTCTCACGCAGCCCTTCACCACGCGCGCCGCCTCGACGAGCAGCTTGGAGCCGACGAGGTGTCCGTGCGTGTCGTTGATGGACTTGAAGTGGTCCAGGTCCAGGAAGAGGAGGCTGAAGGCCCGCTGCCGCTGGAGCGCGTCCTGGACTTCGCGGTCCAGCACCAGGTCCAGGTAGCGCGTGTTGAACAGACGCGTCAGGTCGTCGATGTACGCCAGGTCCTCCACCGCCGCGAACCGGCCCAGGTTGCGCAGCGCCAGGGCCCAGTTGCGCACCAGGTAGCCGGCGGCCTCGGCGGCCCCGTCGGCGGTCTGCGGCTTCGCGTAGAAGAGCACCGCGTGGCCCAGCACCGAGTCGCCCTCCACGGCGGGGAAGGTGAGGATGCGCTCGAAGGGCACGTCCAGCACGTCCAGCTCGCGAGGCGCCCGCGCATCCATGAGCTGGTCGCGCAGCCACGCCACCACCGTGTCCTCGGTGCCGACGGGGAGTCCTCGCGTGCCCTGGGCGCGCAGGCCCAGGTTCGTGTCTCGCTCCAGGAGCACGATGGCGCCCGCGGCGGCCATGGACTCCAGCGCGCTCGTGGTGGCCGTGGCCAGCTTCTCGCGGTCCAGCGTGGTGGCCAGTCGCTGTCCGGCCTCCAGCAGCGCGACATGACGGCGCAGCGAGGCGTTCTCCTGAAGCAGGTCTCGCGTGGTGAGCGCGCGCCGCACCGCGTGCTGGAGCGCCTCCGGGGCCACGGGCTTGACCAGATACTCCGCCGCGCCGCTCTTGATGGCGCGCACCGCGGGGTCCACCTTGTCCAGCGCGGTGATGACCACGACCTCCACGCCAGGGTGCCGCTCCCGCACGTGCCGGAGGACTTCCATGCCGTCGCCGCCAGGAAGGATGAGGTCCGTCACCACCGCATCGAAGCGGTCCGCCGCGAGCGCCTGCCGAGCGTCCTGCAGCGTGCCCACCGCGGTGACGGTGTGGCCCACGCCCGTGAGGTAGTCGCCGTAGAGGGTGCGGGCGATCTTTTCGTCGTCGACGAGGAGGATGCGCGCCATCTCCCGCATGGCTTAGCACCATCCAACGGAACGCTGCTAGGGTCGCCCCCCGTGTCGCCCTTTGAAAGCGGTCGCCGACTCTGCTTGCTCGTGGAAGCCGGGGAGACCCACTACGCCGTTGAAGCCACGTCTGTCATGGAAGTGGCAATGCCCGGTGCCCACGGGAGCAGCCTGCGAGGCGTGCTCGAAGTGAAGGACCTGTCGGCGCTCCTCGGCGGTGCTCCGGAGCCTGAAGCGGGGATGGTGGTGGTGCTGGATGTGAGCCCCACGCTGGCGGTGAGGGTGCGCTCGGTGGTGGAGGTGGCGGACGTCGCGCGCGCGCCGTTCTTCCTGCTGCCTCCGGGGCTGGCGGACTCGCTGGCGCCGCTGAGCCGGGGCGCGGTGCTGCACAAGGAGCGGCTGTACCTGGAGCTCATCGCGGAGGCGCTGCCGCATCGGGTGGGGCCTCGCGCGGCGCCTGCACCCCCGCGCCCCGTGCACTGGGCCGAGTCCGTGCCCGAGCGGGCGCTCGTCTTCGAGTCGCAGGGGCGACTGTTCGGTGTCCCCCTGGCCTTCGTGTCCCAGGTGGTGGCTCGGGGGGATGCCTTCAGCGTCCTGCCCGTGCAGAGCGGACCGGTGGCGGGTATCTTTCCCCATGCCCAGGTCCTGTGGCCCATCTGCTCCGTCCCCGCCCTCCTGGGTGCGCCCGCCGTGGCGGAGCCCTTCTTCCTCCTGGCGGAGCTGGCGGGGCGGAACGTGGGGCTGACGGCCACGCGGGTGCTTGGCGTCCTCCAACGCTTCGAACCGGACAAGACGGCCGGTACCTTTCGTGTCCCCGGCCTGGCGGAGCCTGTGCTGTTCCTGGACCTGCAGCGCATGTTTTCTTGATCGTCCAGGAGCGCGAACCGTAAGCTGCCAGGCTTGATAACGTGTCGTGAGGTAGGTTTTCACGACCGGTTTCTTCAACGAATTCAGGGGGGTCCACGCTCCCCGAGGCCCGATACCGATGCCCAAGAATCTGCTGGTCGCCGATGACTCGCTCACCATCCGCAAGGTGATCGGCATGATCTTCGCGACCGAGGACTTTCAGGTGACCGCGGTGGACAACGGGCTGGACGCCATCTCGCGCTGCCGCGAGCTGCGCCCGGAC is part of the Myxococcus landrumus genome and encodes:
- the groL gene encoding chaperonin GroEL (60 kDa chaperone family; promotes refolding of misfolded polypeptides especially under stressful conditions; forms two stacked rings of heptamers to form a barrel-shaped 14mer; ends can be capped by GroES; misfolded proteins enter the barrel where they are refolded when GroES binds); this translates as MAAKEIFFHQSAREAILRGVRTLADAVAVTLGPKGRNVVIEKSFGSPTVTKDGVTVAKEIDLENKFENMGAQMVKEVASKTSDKAGDGTTTATVLARAIYEEGLKLVAAGHSPMDLKRGIDKAVEVVVEELKKLSKPTSDKKAIAQVGTISANGDETIGTIIADAMEKVGKEGVITVEEAKGLETTLSVVEGMQFDRGYVSPYFVTNRERMEVVLDDPYILISEKKISSMQDMVPILEQVARSGKPLLLIADDIEGEALATLVVNKIRGVLNVAAVKAPGFGDRRKEMLKDIATLTGGMVVSEELGHKYENLTLNDLGRAKRITVDKDNTTVVDGNGKKAEIEGRIKLIRGQIDTVTSDYDREKLQERLAKLVGGVAVINVGAATETEMKEKKARVEDALHATRAAVEEGIVPGGGVAYLRTLGALEALKPGGEQNFGVEIIRRALQEPLRKIASNAGVEGAVVINKVREGKGAYGYNARTDVYEDLEKAGVIDPTKVERTALQNAASVASLLLTTEAMVAERPKGKSKGAGAGGGMPDYGGDDMEY
- the sinM gene encoding signal integration modulator SinM produces the protein MRLALLFVLVLGVACSSNRPPGPGEPDAGGPEDSGSRPDGGTPEDDGGTREDGGSTDDGGTPGDGGTGEEDAGSCEPPTSVRETILVPGLNTPRRLAVDATDLYISESHSLRPGQVDGEGQLLRLPRAGGDVVSVAKGFIAPDAIAVDSKNIYVLDQMGLWRVNKATGERGTVPIEASVNNVITGGTEVLATRVNGRDVVVVATGARRLIRVDTVGATPSSVVLFEGAPGTQVRGARVDGINVWFLVTGGGEPGLYRAALDESTPPQRVDPSITSGTSLELTPTHFLITEGTGGAGRVLKVSRPGGDSARVLAEGLQGPMFPVELNGAVYFKESVASGSAFLRRVRGCPPGITDAVGPEGTGPGGLIVDGNTLLYTSQESGTRGAVGRIP
- the sinK gene encoding hybrid histidine protein kinase/response regulator SinK, with the translated sequence METPAPLAQLLQALDAGDVPAARAAAAALQRSGLHATQLAAEVLHELRQPLLGVKAYAQLLAEDGGSTGPLRLLMAQVERMEQIVSDFIRLASERPAPQQRLSLAAPIWAAAKIFSVNPDSARMSLEVEAPEDIFVQGNSRLIEQLTLNLLNNARDAMSGRGRVKVVLTTVGSAPVLYVADWGPGIPDELREKIFEPYVTASKRGTGLGLSVCRRIAQEHDARIDLAPHGALRDVPPPATVFRVLFPASEVAPGRRKRLLVVDDETIIRMVFRDLMGKECEVIEAASGEEALDLLRESPVDLIVTDKNLPGLSGLELAQQARRLSASSRVILMTGYPSLVTTQQALELGVVDYLLKPFDDIREVRALLRSTLSAPPPQPSAVAQVKRVDVLEDNPATAAQISEALELAGLEARVLPTSELIALEPPAGVVVSWDFAPAYGRKALELGKALAQGAPFVVLAEHLTMETALESLRAGAAACLPKLLSDTTALSRELSRAFKKGVP
- a CDS encoding demethoxyubiquinone hydroxylase family protein encodes the protein MPQTDPFHSLVPRKMTDSELARAIRLNIEAELDAINLYAAHIDATDNEEAKAVLRHVMDEEREHAALFWQLIARLDPEQAQHAQEAVEKFKLIISGAPHESVEAVGKEGASTEVMEPGLAKRLTVGNMRP